Part of the Trichoplusia ni isolate ovarian cell line Hi5 chromosome 5 unlocalized genomic scaffold, tn1 tig00003846_group4, whole genome shotgun sequence genome is shown below.
AACTAGGGTACTTCTGTCGGCGTTGACACTGACAAGCGTCAACAGTTATCATCATTCAGTTCGTTTACTCCATTCGTTCAGGGTTTGTCATCAAGTGATTAAACAGTGAATACAAGAAAAAATGGTATTTACTCGTTATTTCTAAAGAATTTGTGTTTCAAAGTGTATTATCTTAATAATTGATTCATATAACTTGCAGGCGACCGAAGTGGAAGACACAATCAAGAGGATTCAGGCCCATAAGGGGGTAATGGGAGTTATCATAGTGAACCACGAAGGTTTGGTCGATTCTCGCATATTTCCATGGTTACATTggcttaatattttaaattaaggcGTTCCACCCCTTTGTTTACCCCGATCAATATCAAAGAACGCAATAAAAGTGTTGTTATGGATGCGTAAGATTGTTAATCGTATACTTTCTAATTTCAGGTATACCCATCAAAAGTTCGCTGGACAATGCGACATCTGTTCTGTATTCTGGTTTGATCGGTCAGCTTACTGAAAAAGCCAGGAATGTTGTGAGGGAAATGGTAATATTTGATTCTAATATGTGCATTTTTAGCTGTCTAATAAGAATATCACTACAAATAATAGAACCTTGAACTTAACTACCAGcccttttgtaaaaaaaaacaggaaaatgtcTAATGCTTGGCAATTCATGAGAAATACATTGATGTTGGATGGATAAAATTGTGGTGTAAACGTTTTGATGGATAGAACTGacataaaattgcaaaattttcAGGATTCCACAAATGAGCTGACATTCCTCCGTGTGAGGAGTAGGAGACACGAGATTCTAATTGCACCAGATCGTGAATTTATACTCATTGTCATACAGAATACTTCAGATTAACTCTGAACTGAGGATCTATTGGATGGCTTAAAATCTAGACTTAAAATACTGCTAATATTGTTTTCAGGAAACAGATA
Proteins encoded:
- the LOC113506227 gene encoding dynein light chain roadblock-type 2-like — protein: MATEVEDTIKRIQAHKGVMGVIIVNHEGIPIKSSLDNATSVLYSGLIGQLTEKARNVVREMDSTNELTFLRVRSRRHEILIAPDREFILIVIQNTSD